Proteins from one Lonchura striata isolate bLonStr1 chromosome 6, bLonStr1.mat, whole genome shotgun sequence genomic window:
- the STON2 gene encoding stonin-2 isoform X2, whose amino-acid sequence MLQLDCTVFILHLHLNNSSSLQEDEEIDMEAVNWQLRNTSMNGHSSTPTTVRFPSWVTFDDNEVTFAPQSLSPLKTDTPPAETQAPDVNFNLTTSLKKRERPKSTLGDLSKIQKLDLSSLTKLPSVETPPWSATNPFLDESLRDVQPSPINPFSSFFEEQERRSKSSSVSSAPGKSQRDSLIILHQEPDTVSFPEAKKTVTHTDAVEQLKQLQIGDPDGVSSPTLPDDDPVMPYDLDAALFNLAPAQPKDGWPMMLRIPEKKNIMSSRHWGPIYVKLTNSGCIQLFYEKGLEKPFRELKLEINHEISERKLQNYDENGRIHSVRLDRTTYKEKKKYQPKPAIAHTAEREQIIKLGTTDYEDFLSFITAVQDTLMNLPASSTDLSTVGLNYQEEEITVDVRDEFHGILAKGDNVILQHSVLTHIYVLSFLSGLAECRLGLNDILIKGNEIVARQDIMPTTTTKWIKLYSCRFHSCVDEDVFNNSHIILFNPLDACRFELMRFRTVFAEKTLPFTLRTAASINGAEVEVQSWLMMSTGFSSNHDPLTQVPCENVMIRYPVPSEWVKNFRRESVLGEKSLKAKVNKGATFGSTSLSGSEPVMRVTLGTAKYEHAFNSIVWRINRLPDKNSASGHPHCFFCHLELGSDREVPSSFVRYVDVEFDMPATSASKATVRSISVEDKTDVRKWVNYSAHYSYKVEIEQKKSLNEDLKGESTTVNECATQ is encoded by the exons acaacTCCTCGTCTCTCCAGGAAGATGAAGAGATAGATATGGAGGCTGTCAACTGGCAGCTGCGCAACACCTCCATGAATGGCCATTCATCTACCCCAACCACAGTTCGCTTTCCCAGCTGGGTGACTTTTGATGACAATGAAGTCACTTTTGCACCACAGAGCCTTTCTCCCTTGAAAACAGATACCCCACCTGCAGAAACACAGGCTCCAGATGTTAACTTTAATCTCACTACATctttaaagaaaagagaacGTCCTAAAAGTACATTGGGAGACCTCTCCAAAATTCAAAAACTAGATCTCTCCTCTTTAACCAAGTTGCCTTCTGTTGAAACACCACCGTGGAGTGCTACTAATCCCTTTCTGGATGAATCTCTTCGAGATGTCCAACCCTCACCCATCAATCCATTCAGCTCATTCTTTGAGGAGCAAGAGAGACGCTCCAAAAGCTCTTCTGTTTCCAGTGCTCCAGGCAAAAGCCAAAGAGACTCTCTCATTATTCTCCATCAAGAGCCTGATACCGTCAGTTTCCCTGAGGCAAAGAAGACTGTAACACACACAGATGCTGTAGAGCAGCTCAAACAGCTCCAGATTGGAGACCCAGATGGTGTGAGCAGCCCTACTTTGCCTGATGATGACCCCGTGATGCCATATGATCTGGATGCAGCTTTGTTTAACCTGGCACCAGCTCAGCCAAAGGATGGGTGGCCAATGATGCTGAGGATCCCAGAGAAGAAGAACATCATGTCATCCAGACACTGGGGACCAATATACGTCAAGCTGACTAACAGTGGTTGTATACAGCTTTTTTATGAGAAGGGGCTAGAGAAGCCTTTTCGGGAACTCAAACTTGAAATCAATCATGAGATTTCAGAGCGCAAGCTGCAGAACTATGATGAGAATGGAAGGATACACAGCGTGCGGTTGGATCGCACAACAtacaaggagaaaaagaagtatCAGCCTAAGCCAGCTATTGCACACACTGCAGAGAGAGAGCAAATTATCAAGCTTGGGACTACAGATTATGAAGATTTCCTTAGCTTCATCACTGCTGTGCAAGACACACTGATGAACTTGCCAGCTTCATCAACAGATCTGAGCACAGTGGGACTGAATTATCAAGAAGAAGAAATCACTGTGGATGTCAGGGATGAGTTTCATGGCATCTTGGCCAAGGGAGATAATGTGATTCTCCAGCACAGTGTGCTGACTCATATCTATGTTCTCAGCTTCCTTTCTGGCCTGGCAGAATGCAGACTGGGCCTTAATGATATCCTGATCAAAGGGAATGAAATAGTTGCAAGGCAGGATATTATGCCTACTACTACCACTAAGTGGATTAAATTATACAGCTGCCGCTTCCATTCATGTGTGGATGAGGATGTGTTTAATAACTCCCATATTATCCTGTTCAACCCCTTGGATGCCTGTCGGTTTGAACTGATGAGATTCAGGACTGTCTTTGCTGAGAAAACTTTGCCTTTTACACTGAGGACAGCTGCCAGCATCAATGGTGCTGAGGTGGAAGTGCAGAGCTGGCTGATGATGTCCACAGGGTTCTCTTCCAACCATGACCCTTTAACTCAGGTCCCTTGTGAAAATGTGATGATCCGCTACCCCGTGCCAAGTGAGTGGGTGAAGAACTTCCGCAGGGAGAGTGTCCTGGGGGAGAAATCTTTGAAAGCCAAGGTGAACAAGGGAGCCACTTTTGGATCAACCAGTCTATCTGGTTCCGAGCCAGTAATGAGAGTCACTTTGGGAACTGCCAAATATGAACATGCCTTTAATTCCATCGTATGGAGGATAAACCGACTGCCTGACAAAAACTCAG CTTCTGGCCATCCTCACTGCTTTTTCTGTCACCTAGAGCTTGGCTCTGACAGGGAAGTGCCTTCCAGTTTTGTCCGCTATGTAGATGTGGAATTTGACATGCCCGCCACTTCTGCGTCCAAAGCCACCGTTCGGTCCATCTCTGTCGAGGACAAGACCGATGTGAGGAAGTGGGTCAACTATTCAGCACACTACAGTTACAAG GTCGAAatagagcagaaaaaaagcttGAATGAGGATCTGAAGGGAGAAAGTACCACAGTCAATGAATGTGCTACACAGTAA